TTCCAGTTGGAAAAACAGTGTGATAATGTTCTTAGAGATTATTATGCGTGTGCACAAGGCAACTGAAGTGATGTTGCTTATACAGCTGATTTTGAGTGTTTGTGAGTGGCTGACTTGGGagtaataacattttcttttccttgttttaaaagaatcttTCACTATCTacataaaatgcataaataatgGGACTGTATTTATGCATATTGATGTAATGTGTAGACTAAGAAAGAAAGTACACAGAGACAGGTAAAGTCAAGCCTATTGCACAAATATTACATAATATCATGGTAGAACAATGTTTTAAGACAGAGCATTTCAAATTTGACTTTCTGCATAGCATCATTCATAGTGTTTCATCTCAAAATTCTTACAATGGAAGCAAATACATATGTGTTCAGCCCAGTAACTTGAGCTTGAAATGAGGCATATGTTTTAGAAAGTAACCTTCTGCACTGATCTCAAACAGTGATTAGTTTATCAATTTCCATTGGCAAACTGGTCTGTAGACAAACTATATGGTTACGAATGCAGATATCGTCCTATGCGCATTCATGCAGGAATTCTTCAGCTTTCAGTCACTTCAGTTTCCTAACCCTCTGTCTGATTGAAAGCCCTCTTAATATCTTCTGTAAGTAGGGATCAAGATACTTCTCCCTCTCTTAAACAAGCTCTTTAAGTATCACTCAAAGGTATTTTAAGCACTGAACTCCCAGCAACTCTTaacttttacagtttttcttttttaacctctGTACAAATTTTCAGCCTCTGTGGAGTCCTAAAGTGCCTTCTGTGGAGAATTACATTTTAACAAAGTAAAAGCATACAGAAGACATTGTAAGAACAGTAACTTTTGAATTTCCTTATTTCTGGGTTGGAGTTCTAgatctttatatttttctagcaaaagttttaataatatccctgttaaaaaataagtaaataaaaaagagagaagaaagagagaagaaaaagcagggagCACTGGCCTCCTGATCACTTCAATTGTTCCATTTGTACAGCTGTCTATAAGTTACCTTGATTAATTAAAGCCAAAGAATTTAAAGCCTTAGCTCATATTAAGTTGCTTTTAGTGCTTACTTTAATCTCCTATAAAGTTCTACTGCACGTTCAAAGTCTCTGTTCAGACACATTCTGAACGTGCTTATTTGCACAACTTACATCTGTGCTTTTCCCCACAATAATGTAGTGCTGCTGGATGAAAAATAACTTCCTAACACAAACTGCTATGTTTCAGAgtaattaaaagcaattaataGGGTAGGATTGAGACTAATTATGATTTACTTTGATTTATTGTACATTTGCTAAACTTGCTGCAGAGTAGCCAATGATTTTGTTAAATCAAAGTTGGTGTAAGCACAGCTCTtggtatataaatatttgaaaatcaaaggaaagcaaatatattttcaacagaaatacttccttttctgtcctatctTGCATTTTTTACACTTTCAAGACTTCCACCAATTTTAAATGGGAGTTCTGGGTCTGTCAGCTCTGTAAGGTTGGTTCTTCACAGGGAAATGTCACACCtagaaggaactgaaaaaaagaattcaccTTGGGAACTTTAACTGTGCTGTACAATTTGCCACTGTGTTCAATATATCTTGAAGGTATCCCACAATAGCTAGTAGTTCTTTACAAAGGTCACTGTAAAATCATATCCTGTATTACTACGTATTTCAGAAGTGATCCTTGTCTGCCAGCTGTTCAACTGAACTTTGTTAATGAAGGCGAAGTTTTCTAGGGTTATCACTCTGACCCTTAAACTGTATTATTtagaaaaccataaaaaaaaaaaaaaaagatatgagaAGGTTTATAAAACGCTCTCCTAACAGGTCCTGTTTCCAGCTTCACCTTTTCATCTGAAGTTGGTTTTAAGCTCTTGCCACCATGCCTGCTGATTACAATGGGACGTGGGAAATGGAATCCAATGAAAACTTTGAAGGCTACATGGTTGCTttaggtaaaataaaaaatattaactatatagatatatagataaaatgcttttgttatatgtaaaatctttctaaaaattaatggaaaaaaatttatttctgtattgtgCCTTGTGGCATAAGGGTTTCTGTCAATCACAttgaaaatgaagtaattgAAATGTACTTGCAATTATAGTGATCTgtaattttcagagaaaatttgtAGCCAAAGATATCACTCTgtatttagatattttattttcatgcttaCAGTGGACAGCCCTCACGGGCCCAGTTGTGCCTACGCACTTCTCATTCCCAGCTGTTGTCTCATTGTTTTCTATCTAATGGTCATTGATATATATCTTCTGTTGAGCATTTGATCTTCATCTTGCTCTGACTTTTTACAGTAGCAGATGCCACTCTAAGAGTTATAAtgataaaaaagatttttcaagtCAAAGTACATTGTACTTTTCATCCAAAGTCAAGATCAGATTTGTGGCTTCCTTGAGCTTTGTCCAAAAGTTTTTGATTCAAGTTACTGGAGAGCTAGAGAACTTGTTTGCTCAGATACAAAAATAGCTACTTATGTAGATTATAAAAACAATTCAGTGGTTCAAAATCAGTAATATACTGTGTAGCCATCTTCCACAAGTTAAGATAATGTATTTGTTAGGAAGAACAGTCTAATACACCAGGTAATCAGGTAATGATATCTAAATCCAACAATCCTAAATGCCTACACTAGTGATTGACTTGGGGATAAATACCAGAAAATGCTTgactgagatgaaaaaaatgatgctttagCTGAATTTTTACTAGTTTTAGTCCCATCAAAGAGTCCGTGTcttaatttatttatctgtttagacggacagagaagaaatacatgaaaactcataaaaataaactctCATGATTTACCAACAGCTACtgaaagtatttattatttcctCAAAGCTTCAGCTTATATAAGAAAGAAAGGCAGGTTTCCCTATTCTGAGTTTTTAGCTTTTACATTTACAGAGAAAATCCTGATGACTTCAGGAAAGTCTGTAAGTACTATACACAAACACCTTAGaggtatatttatatgtatatatatataactatataactatatatatataaataataatagttaaGATAATATCATGAATTTCAGGAGAAAGATACACAGTAATTGATGTCAtatgagagagctgggatttGACAGTTACTTGTAAAGATATGCATCTTAACAGCATCCTTAAAACCATTTCAGTCAGTGGATAAATTATCACTTTGttgttattaaataaaataaaataaattattaaattaaataaaaagtgtattttttatcCCCTTCTGATCTTGTATTTCCCAATGGAAACGGGAAGAAAAATGGGTGGATTCAGCCTACAATGGAGTCTGGACTACAGACATCTGATACTGAGAAGgctgcttaaaaaaagaagtaacagTTCACAAGAATAAAAGCACTTGACCCACTCAGTAGCCTAAGATAAAGGAGAAAGAATGTGTTAGAATAAGGAATGCAATATAGATTTATTCTTCCTGGGAAATACTTTGATTCATTACCTACCCTGGGCACACTCTAATGGAGACGTACTCACTGAActttctgacattttcaaaCTACTTTCCCAATAACAACATCAGCAACTGGTTGGGATGAAGGAGTTGTTTGCACTAGTACATCATGATTTTTTGTGCATACATGCATATATGAGTTATACATCACAGTAGTGACAAACTGCCACTAaattagtggggaaaaaattaaaaaaagaaaaaagaaaaaagaaaaaaataaagaaaaaataaagatccaTATGACTATAGGTTATTTGCAGACTACATTCTTCATTAACTTGTGATCGGTGAAAGGAAATGAATTGGAAAAGTTGAAAAGatattcttctgctttgtttctcccAAATTTGCATGTGGTTgatatttaagtattaaaatcCTCAGGTTCAAAGCACTctgaggcatttttttttaaattcatccATCGttataattaataaatatgtatttctatACTTTAATTAAAGAATAGTTTTGCCCTTTAAGCCAGAAACTTTGGTTTTATCGTAAACATGttacaaagtattttaatcTGCTATAATAGAACAATATATCATCTTTATTGCTTGTATTGTTCAACATGCAGTTATGAAAACCATGCTTTAATAAAACCTCCCAATTTTTCTCCAGGAGCTAAAAGACTAATATATTAGTCAGAAATAGCATTTCTTTAGAAGTCTAGacagtttttttcctcagagagaCCTAAATTTTATGTTACCTGGTTATAAATCAGACCTAGAGATACTTTTAATCCAACATAGTAGATAAAATATACCCAAGAAGTCTTGAATATAAATACTGAACAAGAACATTATTCCCCATGTTAAAAAATTCTCCTCAAGCCAATGCTCTCACTCAACTCGATTAGTACTTCACAAGTAGTATAATGAATCTACCAAAACAGAAAGGACTCCATTAGTATGTGGCATTGCTGAGTTGACAATGATTAATTCATATGCAAAACTACTAAAGGATGGCTAAAAAGCCACAACCATTTTTCAATCTCTTGCAGAAACATGTGAGATTATTTAATTTGCATATAGCACCTTATTAAGATTCATTGCCAgctgttcagaaatatttattgcagCTGGCAATGCAGCTGGCAATAGGTGGATTGTCTGGGGCAAACTGTCATGATGGTAATATATATTCTCCTTTCGATAACTTTCAATGTATTCAGTTGCAAGCAGTTGTTTACATTATGACGTTAGCCTTCATCATGAACAAAATAAGGATGTTAAGGAGATGAGCACTGCATAAAATGCAGACAGAACATTAAAGATGAATTGCCAAATGCTGTAGTTTGAtactttttcaattttttactTTGAATCATTATTCCTTTAACATCTAACtacaatttatttctgtctctgctttttAACTATAATAGATATCAGTTATGGGattgtttctctttcattcaTTAGTAAAACTTCtgcaattttttaattaattaattaacttcTTGTATACTCCCACATATTATAGGTTCCACTTAAGAGTAACATGGCAAAATCACATTGATTATATAGTCATTTTAACatgcttattttctgaaaagaaatattattctGAGGACCTCGTGTTGGGAGTGGCCAACATTTGTAACCCCGCAGGACGCATATCAGTATCTTCATATGCCTAAGAGCTACTTGATTTATACTGCACGCTTGGAAGAGGGAAAGGCTCTCAGGCACAGCATGATAATAGCACTCCTGGCATCCCACGGCTTCATGCATGAGTGAGgccaaaaaagaaatgtaggtCTTGTTATTTCACTTCCAAAAAAATCTGGAGATTCAGATAATTTAAGAAGCCAGCACGTATTAACTGCTGGTTGCATGTTGTAGCTCTGCTCATTATATTCCCACAGATACCCACTTAATAAGAAAATGCACAATCGGTGGAAGCTTTTCAAGTTGAAAGCCTTGCAAACACaagttgttatttttaaaagttctttttctctgtgaaatattGCAGGTAAAGAGGTTATTTGAGAAATTAATTTATCATTAAGTAAAGTGTCATTTTTATGATGTGTAAATGTAAACGATGACTggtgacttttttatttttagtaacaaATGTTGGAATTTTGTGTGAtactctcttttctgtttttttggcaGATATTGATTTTGCAACTCGTAAGGTTGCAAAACAcctgaaacaaacaaaggaGATTATTCAAGATGGAGacaactttaaaacaaaaacaatcagtACTCTGAGAAACTACGAACTGAACTACACTGTGGGAGTGGAGTTTGAAGAACATACCAAAGGACTCGATAACCGAGTGGTTAAGGTATAAATGTAGCATCTGATTCATCTTTACACCACAATCAGCACCAGCAGTTCCAAAAAACAGCTgaataaatgataaaattaattGCCAGAACTTTACAGACATTAGTGGATTTTTATAAAGCACAAATAATTTGCATCTTGagacagttttctttcctgctacaagcatttataataaatacaaattaggATGCATACTCAGATACATGAGGACaatcattaataaaatatttttctgatgggggattttttcagcttttctatgATATGCCTTAATTTAGAAAGTAACAAAAGCAGTTTATTATTACCTATGTAACTTCCTTAAAGAAATTCTAAATTTATCATTTTGATTTTAGGATACTCTCTGTGTCAATATAAATTTTCAGCTCTGAATGTCTAGGTTCATATTGGACTTGTAGTCTGAGCCTGCTCAACCTCAGTTGGACAGTTTAACAGTTGGACACTGTTTAAAATCAGGTGCACTCAGCTATTAAATTTAGGTTAGTTTGGGGAAGGGACAAGAAGAAAACGTGAGCCAAGTTACCCTTGGTACAGGTGCAAATGCAGGCCTGCAGGCAGTGACAGGCAAGAAGGCCTTGCAATGCATGCTTTGATCTTTCAAGGATTGGAGGAGTAACCCAAGCTCAGAGTTCCTGTGGGAAACTATGGGCATACCTTCAGAC
This sequence is a window from Anser cygnoides isolate HZ-2024a breed goose chromosome 9, Taihu_goose_T2T_genome, whole genome shotgun sequence. Protein-coding genes within it:
- the RBP2 gene encoding retinol-binding protein 2, which translates into the protein MPADYNGTWEMESNENFEGYMVALDIDFATRKVAKHLKQTKEIIQDGDNFKTKTISTLRNYELNYTVGVEFEEHTKGLDNRVVKTLVTWDGDKLVCVQKGEKKNRGWKHWIEGDQLHLELTCEDQVCHQIFKKKK